From the genome of Numenius arquata chromosome 9, bNumArq3.hap1.1, whole genome shotgun sequence:
AGGGCTCCAGGCTTTCACCATCCCGGTGCTTCCAGCGCTGGGATCCTGGATGAGGGGTCTGGGGCAGGGATTTGCAGTCCTGCCCACGGCCTGATCTCCAGGGGCAACCGAAGCCACCCTTTGGAGACGTCCACTGGGGCTCTGCTCCGCAGTGCTGGGGGTGGAAGGACTCCAgcccaggtggcccagagaggttgtgtggTCTCTGTCCTAGGAGGTTTCCAAGGCCCAACTGGCATAAAGCCCTTACCCACGGCACTGCCCCTGATTTGGGCAGGAAGGTGGACTTGAGACCTCCCGAGGTCCCTTTCCACCTGAATTATTGTATGATCATGGTGACCCCATAGGAAgtggctgcagaggagagggagcCAAGCGTGGGAGGAGAGGCAGCTGCAGAACAAGCCCAGGGGTGGCCCCAGAGTTGGGGCACCCTGACCGTGCTCTGGCTCCTCTGTGGCCactgcctctgccagccctgtccccaagGTCACGGCTCTCACAAGAGCCACAGAGCTGTTGCCTGGTTCTCTCAGGGTTGCGCGTGGGCACTGGGTCCCCATGTGATGGAGCTCCCAATTTCACCTGGCACATCCCTGTGGTCCATGACCCCTCTTCCCAGAAAATCTGCCCCAGGACACTCAGACATGCTCTGACCTCGCCAGGCCCTGGGGACGCTGTGGTCACTCCTCATGTAGCCTGGTCACAcctctgctcccaggggagcTCAGCTCTTGCGTTTCCCACCACTTTGGTTTGTTACCCGCAGCTTCTATCTCCAGCGTCCCAGCGTGGTGCAGACTGGGGACACCCAGGGCTTTGCGTCCTGGGGAGAAGGGCTCCTGGTTCCCCTGCGTGGGGACGTGCTGGACTCATCTCCAGGGatgtgcagggggtggggggggcagcacccctgCTCTGGCCCAGCAGTACCTTGTGCTTGTCCCCTCCGATGCCCAGGTCCCCGCCGTGGTCCCTATCTACAGGACTCGTCCTGCCTTCTCTGTAGCTCCGTTAATGAGCTGTGTGACGTGTCCCGCTGGCCCCGGGTgcgtgagctgctgctgctcttgagcCTTGTTGCAGgcagtttttgtttatttgcaggTCCCTGAGGGAGCTGGATGTGTTGGGCTTTGTGGCGGTCCCAGGGGAGCCATGGCCGTGCCGAGTCCTCAGCGATGATTCCCCGCTGACAGGTACCTCGGGGCCCCTTGGATCCTGGCTGGTGCTTCTTGGCGTGTGCTGAGCGGTTTGGTGGAGGTGCCGCcgtcccggtgccggagccgcaGGGCACGGGGTGTCTCTTCGCTGGCTGGCCCTGCCGGTGGGACGGCTGGTGGCCGTGGTGTCAgcgcagctggtgctgctgctctggagctgggTCCTGCTGTTCTGCCGGGCAGAGTCCCCGGTGACGGCAGCGGTGTCACCCCAGACAGCGGTCCCACTGCCCTCCCCTACGTTTGGGCACGTTCCTTCCCACTCTCCTCCTGCAGTACCTCCTGCTCTCTAACAGCTGTTTAAATCCCATCTCAGCCCCATTTTCGTGAGCTCTGCCGTTACCGACTCACTGGGAGGTGCTTTGTCACCTGGGGTGCCCACGGTGCTGCACCGTGCTCCTTCCCAGCCGAGCAGATGGAATCAGACTCCTCGATCTTAGCCGAGCCCTGGCTCCCTCCTACCTCTCCCCgtggcagtgctgctgctgctctggatgCGCTCAGTGGGAAAACCCAGCAGAGGCTGCTGGAGGTGGAGGGGCGCAGCGGTGCCGTGTGTAGGGTGCACCTTTGTGGGGTGTAGATAcggaaggagagcagcagaggggctggctCTGCTGATGGCAGGGGTTATGCTGAACTGAAGGAGGGAGGACAGGGCAGGACAGAGCTGGCCCAGGGGCACGTGGTGGCTGGAGACGGGCTGTGGGTGCGTTGCCCAAGCCCAGCGTCATGGGGATGGTGGACGcaggagcagagagaggcagACACCCTGGCCTGGGCTGTGAACCACCAGAGGAGGGGGGATCTGAAACAGCCCCGGCCAGGGCAGGGGACCAGGGTCTCCGTGCTGTAGGGCTTGTGCCAGGGCCAGGgcactgctggtggggctggcccCATGCCCTGGACACACAGGGACCGCTGGCTGGGGCCGGGCTGGCCTGGGGGGCGGCGAGGAGACTGTCCTGGAGCTGCCAGGGTGTTTTCAGTGGTGCGTGGGTGGCCCCAGGGTCCGGCTGGGCCAGTGGTGCCCATCAGCAGGGTGGGAGTGGGGtctcctgggggctggggggccgTTACCATGTTGGGGGCCCCGAGCTCGCCCTCACGTGCAGTTCCTTCGCAGGCTGAGCGGCGACAACAGCGGCTGGAGATGGCTCAGCTGTCGCCTGTGGGGAGGATGCCGGCCCTGAGATCCAGGTAGGAGCCTGGCCATGGGGGCTGCGCTGGGGCTggcacctccctgctgccctccgTAGCCCGACAGCTGCTGACGGGCCACCATGGAGCGACCCACACGGGTGCCCGGGCCCCTCCGCCTCCTGGGCTTCTTTGGGCGGAAGCCACAGGCCGTCGGGGGGGAGAAGTCGCCAGAACCGGAGCCGGAGGAACCCGAGGAGACGCAGGTGGTGCTGCCCCTGGGTGAGGGTGGGGAGCTGGAGGAGtgtcccctctgcctcctgccccagccccccgAGGCCTTCCCCAGCCTGGCCTCCTGCGCCCACCGCTCCTGCCGGGCCTGCCTGCAGCAGTACCTGTGCATCGCCGTGGGCGAGAGCCGCGTGCCGGTGGCCTGCCCGCACTGCCCCGCCGCCCTGCAGCCCGCCGACGTCCACCGCCTCCTGCCCGAGCCCGCCCTCCGTGACAAGTACGAGGAGTTCCTCCTGCGGCGGCTGCTGGCGGCTGACCCCGGCACCCGATGGTGCCCCGCGCCCGACTGCAGGTGACGCACTGGCCCCTCGAGcggagctgggagcagggggaTGGTGTGGGCGACAGTgtgtctcccctccctgcactGGCAGAGGCTTCCCCAGCCTGTGTCCTGTGAGCCTTTCCCAGGCTCAGTGTCCCTGTGACTTGGTCCCCTGTGGGATTGCGCCTGCCCAGAGAGATGTCCCGCTCCCTGTCCCCGCTGCAGAGCCCAGGCAGATGCGTGTCTGTGCCAGGGTTGGTGCTCCTGGCCATGCCGGACCAGTCCACGAGGCCCCGGGGGAACTGTGCGGGTGCCgcagggtctctcctgagcaggggctgcagctctggctcaGTGCGGAGCTGGGACCTACCACTGCATGGCCTGGCAGTGCCGGGGAGGGGAATGGCTGTGCGGGGATGCAGGGAAAGCCGCAGGCACTGCTGGCCCCCCGACACTGACCACCTTCTCCCCACAGTTATGCTGTCATCGCCTACGGCTGCGCCGAGTGTCCCCGCCTCACCTGCGGGCGCGAGGGCTGTGGCACCGAGTTCTGCTACCACTGCCGGCAGCCCTGGCACCCCGATGGCCCCTGTGCGCCAGCGCCAccagcccccagcctggcccGTGCCCCCGCACAGCGAGTCCACCCTGAGGACTCGGCCCACGGTGAGACCCTGGCCTGGGGAGGGAGCAAGCAGGGCAGGGATTTGGCAGTTGGATACCTGCGGGGATGCTGGAGCCGGGACCCAGTGGCTGCCTCTGCGTGGAGGCACGTGCCAGTTGAGCTGGGGGTGTGGAGCGGGGCCTCGCTGTGCCTGGCTCACCCCCACACCCACAGGACGGGCTGCAATTCCGGGACAGGCTGTGGGGGTGGACCAGCACTGCCCTGTCCTGCTGCCCCCCATCCTGTCTCATCTCCTTCCCCCCGCCAGCTGAGGCCGAGGACATCAAAGTCTGTCCCCGCTGCAGTGCCTTCATCATGAAGATCAATGATGGGAGCTGCAACCGCATGAACTGCACAGTCTGTGGCTGCCTCTTCTGCTGGCTCTGCCTGCGGGAGATCTCCGACGTGCACTTCCTGAGGTCAGTGCGGGGCTGGGGGAACGCTGGGAGCCGTGGGGTGTGCTCTGGGGAGCCACAGGGAGCCGTGGGGTGTGCTCTGgggccctggggctgcaggagctgcagggtgCATGGAGGAGCTGCCCCTGGCctgagctgtgggtgctgtgatgctgggccaggcagggctggggacccagccaggagctgtggggctgggatgtggggcagagaggccCTGCTGAGAGCCATGGCCATGGGCAGTGAGGCTTGGGGCTGGCTGGGCCGTGGGACTGGTCGGGGGGGGAAAGGAGTGGTCTGTGCTACTGGGGCTGGCTcggctgggggctggggctggctctcAGCACCCCACGGCGGGGTCCCCAGTGGCAGCcagagctcagggctgggatgggggtgggcTGTGCTGGTCCCCTGGGCCCAGCCCCGCTCTGTTCCCGTAGCCCCTCCGGCTGCACCTTCTGGGGGAAGAGGCCTTGGTCACGGACCCGGAAGATCCTGTGGCAGCTGGGCATGGTGCTGGGGGCGCCCATGGTGATCTCCCTCGTCGCAGGCATCGCTGTCCCTGTCATTACTATTGGGATCCCCATCTACATGGGTAGGAAGGTACTGGCAGGGGGCCCTGGAGCCCCCCATGGTCCCATTCCCTGCTGAGCCTGGCAGACACGCAGGGCTCACCACTGTCCCCAGCATGTCCTTGTGTCCCCCCGACTCACCACGGCCCCTCCTTGCCGGGACCCTCTCTgctgcccaccccagcaccctccaCTGAGCGTCCTTTCAGCCCGGAGAGGTGTGGGTTGGGGTGGGCGAAAGGAGGAAGGGGTCTGGGGGTCCAGGGGCGTTTACCAGGGACACCTGGGCTGTGGTGGCAGCACTGTTGTGGCTGCCCGTCcctgaggagatggaggaggtgtcCAGGCAGCTGTAGCTGCAACCagagctctgccagggctgggaatGGGCCTCATCCCTGGGGGCTGTGCACGGAGATCCCTGCAGAGCACTTCACCTGCCCTGCTTCTCCTCGAGGTGTTGGGCCAGAGCCGGAGGAGCAGCCTGTCGGGGTGCCAGCAGTGCCTCTCTGTCACCAGCAGcgtccttctctctctctttgtgtcCCCCATCATCACAGCTGTCACCGTGGGTGAGTGTCCGGGCCAGGGCTGCCCGAGTGCTGGAGAGAGTGGGGTTGGGGCCTGGGGGCTGCTGCAGTGGAGTGGCTTCGGGGGGGCGTATGTGTGAGTCTGGGGCCACCAGGGCTTCACCTGAGGGGGACAGGCCAgcgggggctgctggtggggacgGGGAAATAGCATCCTGTCTGCCCGCAGGAGTCGGCGTGCCCCTGATGCTCACCTACGTCTACGGTGTGGTGGTGCTGTCACTGTGTCGAAGCCGCTGGGGGTGCGGGGGCGGCCGCAGCCCACCCGGGGATCTCGgcgtggtggagctggagaaccTGACCAAGTGTGAGTCCTGCACTGCCGTCTCTCCAGTGCCCCGTACCCTCCGGGGGGCCGCATGGGCTCCGGTCCTGCCTGGTGGCTCAGTGGCTGTGACATCTGCAGAGCCAGGGGCTCCATGTGGACACCGCACACCTCTGTCCTTGCAAGGGGCTGCAGGATGGTGTCCTGGGGAGGCTCTGACAGGGAGCCGTCCCTGCAGACGGGGTGCTCAGCACCATCTCTCCCCCCTACCAGTGAACGAGCTCTGGTCggtgctgcccagccccaggggggGCGAGGACGGGGTCCCAGACAcaaccacctccttccccagcagcagccacagcccgcGGCACGGGGCAGTGTGGAGGGAGCAGGACAGCCAGTCGGCCAGCACGGTGGCCCTCGCAGGGAGCATGCTGAGCGAGGGCCAGGACACCTCTTACAGGTCAGCAGGGGCTGCCGGGCTGGGGCGGCACGGGGGGGCTGGCCTGTCCCCTTCCTCACAGCCTTCTTGCACCCACTGTACCGGGCAGGGATGTGGCGATGTCCCCTTTTGGCTCCTGCCCTCAGGCCCGGTGTTtgtctgcagggaaggcatcAACATCGAGGTGGAGGTGTCGATCGAGGCCGTGCCGCGTCCTGGCCGGGAGCAGAGCCTGTGCAGCGTGCTGTCAGGGCAGAGTCTCTCTGGGGactccctggcaggcagcagcgaCCCGTGCAGCGCCGTGGGCGTCCCTGCGGAGTGAGGGGACATTGTAGCACTAAGACGGGGACCCTCGATACACAAAGCTCCCAACCTGGGCTCCTGCCTGCCACGGACACAAAGATCCCGTGCCCTCCTGTGGCAGAGCTGCTCACCCTCtgtggccaccaccagccccaggaaCTGGGTCCTGGCCACCCCTAGGCCGGGCGGGCACTGACCACGCTGAGCTCCATCTGCCCCTTCCCTGAAGGCAGCCTTGAGCATTGGCACCACCAAGAAATAAAACTATTCTCCAAGGGTCTGTCTGTCTCCTGTGGCACAGCCCCATCACAGCAGGCTCCGATCCCAGAGCACTCCCCATCGGGAGGGACAGGGGGGCATCGGGGGGGCAGACAAGTAGGAGCAAGGGCCCGGAGCAGAGTGGGGATATTCCCCTGTGCAAACGCCCAGCAAAGcgagagctgtggggcagcaccgGCAGCGTGCAGGGAggggggatgctgctgcagaCCCTCAGCCAGCACGAGCAAACCCAGCAATTGGGGCAGGGGCcaagccctgccccagccccggtgcCATGTGTGACACCCGTGGGTCCTGCTGGGGTGTGGGGTAGCCCCTGGCCACCACCGAAGATGCAGTGCTACGCGTCTCGCATCGtcttccctccacaccccacgggatgctggcaggagctgcagggtgTCCATTTCTACAGGTGGATGTGGACAAGGTGGTGGTGGCCAACCTGGTCCCTCCATGCCCAGGGGGTCATCGTGGCCTCCTGCCCTGTCTGTGGGCAACCAGGCTGCCCCTGAAGAATGCCCTGGACAGGCTGTGGCATTGGGGTGTGGGCAACTGCCCCTGACCCCAAGTTTCTGGGGCCAAGCAGGTCCAGGTTGTGGGTCCTGAGCCCCACCAGGGATCCATCCCACAGCCAGTCCAGAGCCCCATGTattcccccgtccccccccattcccccacTCCCAGGCCCCAGCACTGACCGCCCAGAGCTGCTGTGGCTACTCTTTGCTGGTGCTCACGCGTGTGTGTCCATCGCTGCCACCACAGACGCTGCCCGCCCCACACTCACATGGAGGAAAGTAAGTGCTTGAAGGTGGCGTTCAATAAGGTGTCAGGAGAGCCTGTGGGGCTCGGGCACAGGGCATGGCCAGACTCCTGTGCGGAGCAGTCCCTGCTTACAAAATGACCTTCTCATTCTCTTATCCCTCTATTTCCCACACTTTTCCCTCCTCAAATCTAAGttcttcccttttcccacctTTGGTCTTCCCCTAAATATCCCATAATAGATCCTGTGCTATCCCCAGATGCTCTTTCCCTGCATCCCGCCCCTGGGGGGCCACCCTTCTGTACTCACAAGGTGATCCAGAGAGCTCCCGATGAGGCAGGTTGCACGCCTGGATTGTGGGGCTGATGGttctcctgggacagccctgggagggggcagggggaggtctGTGATTTGAGCCCGTCCCCAGCTCTTGTACCTCTCGATCCTTCTGGATTTTTGGACGCTGGCTTTTGAGGGGCGACGCTTCTCTTCTGACAGGCCTGGGAGTAGCTGGGTCAGGTTATTAATCAAATCACTCTTCCTGCTGTTGTGTCTTTGTGCCTCCTTTGTGTCTCCAGCTGAGCTTCTCACCTCACCAACAGCCTGGGCATCCCGGAGCCTTCAGTAACCAGCTCTCGGACGCCTGATGTCTCCAGGATCTGTCCCAGGCCACACCAAACCCTGGCTCCCAAACTCTTCTCCTGCTCACCAGCAAGTCCAGCGTGGTGTTTGCTGGGGAGCTCGCCCCATGTCCCTCCCCGGCACACACACGCCGGTCCCTCCCTTTGCcggtccctccctgcccccccacccccacccccacgcACAACAGAAAGAGCCCACGAACCTGGGAAAATGCCGGGAAAAGACCATCACTTTGTGGTGATCCGTTATTGTGACTTTTTACACTCTGCTGGCGCGGAAGAGGTGACCAGGACCCTCCCCGGCCCCGGGTCctcggctcctctggctccatcacGGCAACGAGCTGCCGCCGCAGACCCCGCTGGGCGGCCTCAGCAAAACTCCCGATTCCATCCTTTCAACAGCTTCACCGggttaatgaaaataattagatACAAGGGCACGTGACACACCACAAAGCGCTTTGATTAAAAATTAGCGTGACAAAACATCCATAGAGCACACGGTGAATTGTCTAAAACCAGTTACCTCTCAATACAAATTACCGAGGTGAGGTCACCACTAACCAGAGCCATCCCCGGGGGCTCCACAGAGACCGGTGCCACGTCCTGTATCGGAAAATTTCTTTAATGACCGGGAAGAAAATTTTAAACCAAACCCTCTCAAGACTGATGCCCGGCAGCAGGCACAGGACAACTCAAACAGTTTTTAACTCCACCGAGTTCAGCCTCGCAGGGCCCTGCGGctccggctgctccatccaggaCTGGATTTACTCTTCCGCACGAGGCTCTGCAGCATCGCTACCATCCCTGCTCCGAAAAGGACACACGGAAACTGGAGAGGCTTCAGAAATGACAAATGCTTTTAGGACTGGAGAAAATAATTCTGCTCATTCCAGTGACAATTCAGTCTGTTTATTCAAAGCTGGGAGGCAGCCGGGCCAGCACGTTCATGGCAGGGAGGAAGCACCAGGTACCGAGCTGCCCCTTCGCCAGCGTGATCCCGAGACAAACCCATCTGGCAGCAAACGAAAGATGTCCTGAGAAGAAATCCACGTTTGCAAAGGAAAAACTCCTCTCCTCTAGTGCTTTACTCAGGCGGCACCGATCCCGGGGAACGCATCAGCTCATCGAGTCTCTGGGCACAGGAATGGCCCGAGCAGCAATTCCGGCTGCAGCAGCCGCCTGTTCATGGTCCTGAACTGCCAGCCCCAAGCAGGGAGGCGGGAGCCCAGCCTGGACAGTCCTGGGGCCAAAAAAGCTCCGGTCTGGACACGTCGTCACTGGAGAGATGCTGGACGGACAGGGGGGCTCAAGCTCAGGGCCACCAGGGAAGGGGCTTGAAGATGACACGAGATGTGCCCATCCAGGCTGGCGGGACCGACTGAACCACAGAGGCTCAGACAACAGCCCAGGACCAGGGGGGTGGCGTTCGTCTTCCAAGAAGGGAGACCTGCAGTGCAAATGGGTCTCCCCTGTGACACAGGGACCCCAGAGCAGTCAGAGGAGGTTCTGCCAGGTGACCGGCCGGCAAACCTCATCTCCGCTTCCCCACGCTCCCCACCGTGCCTGGTGGGAGGCCAAGAGAGGAAACAGCCGACCCTGCCACGGCCCAGGGAGTTCACTGCCGAGGGAGAGCTGCGGTGCCGACACGTTGTACGAGCTTCACGCTGCCCAGGACACCAGGCAGGATCCGCCTCTGGTCACACCTTGAAGAGAGCAGGCGGCTGGATGGGGTGCAGCGGGAAAGTTAGCCCAGGGGGGTGACTGGCACCCCCGGCCCTTCACAGACACAAACTCCCCGGAGACGTGTCTCCTGCTCTGCGTGACACAGACTGTCCTCGGCTGGGCCACCCCAGGGTAACGGCGAGGCTGCAGGGGCCAGCGCTCTGCAACCACGCGGCAGAATTGAGCTGCAGATGCATCCCCACAGCGCCCCGAGACATCGGGGacagccattctcctccccaaCCCACCTTCCTCGCCCCCACCTCCAGCCAAGAACCAAGGACCAAAAGCACAGCTACGTTTTCTGGCCTTTTAGTTTGAAAAAAGTATCGATTGAAAGTGTACAACAGAATGAGGTGTGGCAGCAGCACCACAGCCAGATTGTTtcacaaataaaaacagaaagggCCTTAAATAATCGGgtgcagattaaaaaaacctcaacagtgAAAAAGTTCTTCCCTCCGAACAGAAATTCACAGGCACGGAAATGGCAACAACCACACGGAGACGATGGGGGGACATCCTCCTCCTAACCAGGGGGCTCTGTGCTCGCAGGGTCCCGCGCGGAGGCTCTGCCCTGGGCTCCCTCTTTGGAATGGTTACAGATGAACAGCGCGACATGCCCTCgctaccccccaccccccgaccaGGACACGGACAAACAAGGCCTCTGCTAAGGCTAAAAAAAGGACAAGACTTTGGAGTCTTGAGTTCAGCATGTTTAAGAAACGAGAGTCTG
Proteins encoded in this window:
- the LOC141468405 gene encoding E3 ubiquitin-protein ligase RNF19B-like isoform X2 is translated as MERPTRVPGPLRLLGFFGRKPQAVGGEKSPEPEPEEPEETQVVLPLGEGGELEECPLCLLPQPPEAFPSLASCAHRSCRACLQQYLCIAVGESRVPVACPHCPAALQPADVHRLLPEPALRDKYEEFLLRRLLAADPGTRWCPAPDCSYAVIAYGCAECPRLTCGREGCGTEFCYHCRQPWHPDGPCAPAPPAPSLARAPAQRVHPEDSAHAEAEDIKVCPRCSAFIMKINDGSCNRMNCTVCGCLFCWLCLREISDVHFLSPSGCTFWGKRPWSRTRKILWQLGMVLGAPMVISLVAGIAVPVITIGIPIYMGRKVLGQSRRSSLSGCQQCLSVTSSVLLSLFVSPIITAVTVGVGVPLMLTYVYGVVVLSLCRSRWGCGGGRSPPGDLGVVELENLTKSATARGTGQCGGSRTASRPARWPSQGAC
- the LOC141468405 gene encoding E3 ubiquitin-protein ligase RNF19B-like isoform X1; this encodes MERPTRVPGPLRLLGFFGRKPQAVGGEKSPEPEPEEPEETQVVLPLGEGGELEECPLCLLPQPPEAFPSLASCAHRSCRACLQQYLCIAVGESRVPVACPHCPAALQPADVHRLLPEPALRDKYEEFLLRRLLAADPGTRWCPAPDCSYAVIAYGCAECPRLTCGREGCGTEFCYHCRQPWHPDGPCAPAPPAPSLARAPAQRVHPEDSAHAEAEDIKVCPRCSAFIMKINDGSCNRMNCTVCGCLFCWLCLREISDVHFLSPSGCTFWGKRPWSRTRKILWQLGMVLGAPMVISLVAGIAVPVITIGIPIYMGRKVLGQSRRSSLSGCQQCLSVTSSVLLSLFVSPIITAVTVGVGVPLMLTYVYGVVVLSLCRSRWGCGGGRSPPGDLGVVELENLTKLNELWSVLPSPRGGEDGVPDTTTSFPSSSHSPRHGAVWREQDSQSASTVALAGSMLSEGQDTSYREGINIEVEVSIEAVPRPGREQSLCSVLSGQSLSGDSLAGSSDPCSAVGVPAE